One window of Candidatus Hydrogenedentota bacterium genomic DNA carries:
- a CDS encoding HD domain-containing protein → MARPVQNKPGAAERQLPGSSPVPSPLADTGPYFAVPVSTLRIDVVTDFDLYLEMPGKPAVLYRAASLSFTEEARARLNEARVATLLVSKKQSEAYHAYVEANLGAVLADDGVPLDDRAALLYESSTFVMQQLMQAPRSGPMLPRAKRLVNHTTAFLFHEGAAIRSLMRLTSYDYYTYTHSVNVFLFSIALAQHLGHGEAKVCEFGEGALLHDIGKSQIDPAVVNCRGKLTSAQWREMRRHPEFGQSLLFEMGVTSPLVLDVTRHHHEKINGTGYPDGLRGGQISLWARIASICDIFDALTTRRSYKAAMHSFPGLRLMQDEMGGEIDAEIFKSFVVMLGNE, encoded by the coding sequence TTGGCGAGGCCTGTACAGAACAAACCGGGAGCGGCGGAACGGCAATTGCCCGGTTCTTCTCCCGTCCCATCTCCTCTCGCGGACACCGGCCCGTATTTCGCCGTCCCCGTGAGCACGTTGCGCATCGATGTCGTAACGGATTTCGACCTGTATCTCGAAATGCCCGGCAAGCCCGCCGTGCTATACCGGGCGGCCAGCCTGTCTTTTACGGAAGAAGCGCGCGCGCGTCTGAATGAAGCGCGTGTCGCCACATTGCTGGTCTCCAAGAAACAGAGCGAGGCCTACCATGCGTACGTTGAGGCGAACCTGGGCGCGGTCCTGGCGGACGATGGCGTTCCGCTGGACGACCGCGCCGCGCTGTTGTACGAATCCTCCACGTTTGTCATGCAGCAGTTGATGCAGGCCCCGCGCAGCGGCCCTATGCTTCCGCGCGCGAAGCGGCTGGTGAACCACACCACCGCGTTCCTTTTCCACGAAGGGGCCGCCATTCGCAGTCTGATGCGGTTGACGTCCTACGACTATTATACGTACACGCACAGCGTGAACGTGTTTCTATTCAGCATCGCGCTCGCGCAGCACCTGGGCCACGGAGAAGCGAAAGTCTGCGAGTTCGGGGAAGGCGCGCTACTGCACGACATCGGGAAGAGCCAGATCGACCCGGCGGTTGTCAACTGCCGCGGCAAGCTCACTTCCGCGCAATGGCGGGAGATGCGCAGACATCCCGAATTCGGCCAGTCGCTCCTGTTTGAGATGGGCGTCACGAGCCCCCTTGTGCTCGATGTGACGCGCCACCACCACGAGAAGATAAACGGGACGGGGTATCCCGACGGTCTGCGCGGCGGGCAGATCTCTCTGTGGGCGCGCATCGCGTCCATCTGCGACATCTTCGACGCGCTCACCACGCGTCGCTCATACAAGGCAGCGATGCATTCCTTCCCGGGACTCAGGCTGATGCAGGACGAGATGGGCGGCGAGATTGACGCGGAAATCTTCAAGTCCTTCGTCGTCATGCTCGGCAACGAATAA